Proteins from one Chitinophaga oryzae genomic window:
- a CDS encoding helix-turn-helix domain-containing protein, which yields MAGTQLYQLPTISALHQLRNLPSPEHPLISVINFEDIKQGDSGESRKLVQAFYAVALKRNFAGKVKYGQQQYDFDEGTLFFMAPNQVFSIETDEEYKHTGWLLLFHPDFLWNTPLAKKIRQYEYFSYAVNEALHLSEKEEATISGIMQNIAQEYHGNMDHFSHDVMIAQLELLLTYSERYYHRQFLTRKITNHQVLDRMEALLADYCNSGELQRKGLPTVQYIADQLNMSPNYLSGLLKVQTGKSTQQHIHDKLMEQAKEKLSTTRLSVSEIAYELGFEHPQSFSKLFKTKTNLSPQAFRQSFFKRPCR from the coding sequence ATGGCAGGCACACAGTTATACCAGCTTCCCACGATCAGCGCATTACATCAGCTCCGGAACTTACCCAGTCCGGAGCATCCGCTGATTAGTGTCATTAACTTTGAGGATATCAAACAGGGGGATTCCGGTGAATCCAGAAAGCTGGTGCAGGCGTTTTACGCCGTGGCCCTGAAAAGGAACTTCGCCGGAAAGGTGAAATACGGTCAGCAGCAATATGACTTCGATGAAGGCACCCTGTTTTTCATGGCGCCCAACCAGGTGTTCTCCATTGAAACCGATGAAGAATATAAACATACGGGATGGCTGTTGCTGTTCCATCCCGATTTTCTCTGGAATACGCCGCTGGCGAAGAAGATACGGCAGTACGAATATTTCAGTTATGCGGTGAACGAAGCGCTGCACCTGTCTGAGAAAGAAGAAGCCACTATCTCCGGTATCATGCAGAACATTGCGCAGGAGTACCACGGCAACATGGACCATTTCAGCCACGACGTGATGATCGCCCAGCTGGAGTTATTGCTCACCTATTCGGAGCGGTACTACCACCGGCAGTTCCTGACACGTAAGATCACCAACCACCAGGTGCTGGACAGGATGGAGGCCCTGCTGGCGGACTATTGCAACAGCGGGGAGCTGCAGCGTAAAGGATTGCCAACAGTGCAGTACATCGCCGACCAGCTCAATATGTCGCCCAACTATCTCAGCGGGCTGCTGAAGGTGCAGACAGGGAAAAGCACGCAGCAGCATATCCACGATAAACTGATGGAGCAGGCAAAGGAGAAGCTGTCCACCACCCGGTTGTCGGTGAGCGAAATCGCCTATGAGCTGGGTTTTGAGCACCCGCAGTCTTTCAGCAAGCTGTTTAAAACAAAAACGAACCTTTCCCCACAGGCCTTCCGGCAGTCATTCTTCAAAAGGCCTTGCCGGTAG
- a CDS encoding TolC family protein, which yields MKSKLSFLLLSLLFYHYAKAQTAPGFKELLDSAMIRDADLSAQLTKNKLTVLDQHKLKDVYLPTLEVSGMAGYLNATAHVISPELNLQPFLTIPEGKYNNNINVSGFSGLAKADAKMLLYAGGKVKQLNKALEEKRQSENVLLEKTSDEVAATISRAYDQLALVHQSKKVLDEAKRRLDANRKTADKALGYGLITPYDHKKIELAQATLDSKMAEYEGKKELLLTQLEVLTGIGKERLRLIEPVLVPVALPAPQKSVEQRAEIRALDHGINASGYKIKAEQTWWIPKVQLKASAYYIGLYGTRIKSSDNIIPPIPAIGYPGRKLDWRPTNLNIFPMLNAGIGFKWEIFDGREGKHAIETARIDRELLQNQKYDAMRKLTLNQANNQSNYNIANSQIALKKKEKEMANNALVQAEKEFRYGMSKSTQLIEAENDLEAAELDYQNAIFNQRRAAVELMRSTQELDITKLY from the coding sequence ATGAAAAGTAAGCTGTCGTTCCTACTGCTGTCACTTCTGTTTTACCACTACGCCAAAGCACAAACGGCACCCGGCTTCAAAGAGCTTCTGGACAGCGCCATGATTCGGGATGCAGACCTCAGCGCCCAGCTTACCAAAAACAAACTGACGGTACTGGACCAGCACAAGCTGAAGGATGTTTACCTCCCCACCCTGGAAGTCAGCGGAATGGCCGGTTACCTGAATGCCACCGCACATGTTATTTCCCCGGAGCTCAACCTGCAACCGTTTCTCACCATCCCCGAAGGCAAGTACAATAATAACATCAATGTATCCGGTTTCTCCGGGCTGGCCAAAGCGGATGCCAAAATGCTGCTGTATGCAGGCGGCAAGGTGAAGCAGCTCAACAAAGCCCTCGAAGAAAAGCGGCAATCTGAAAACGTGCTGTTGGAGAAAACATCCGACGAGGTGGCGGCCACCATCTCCCGGGCCTACGATCAGCTGGCGCTGGTACATCAGTCCAAAAAAGTACTGGACGAGGCCAAACGAAGGCTGGACGCCAACCGCAAAACGGCCGACAAAGCGCTGGGCTACGGGCTGATCACCCCTTATGACCATAAGAAGATAGAGCTGGCACAGGCTACCCTCGATTCCAAAATGGCCGAATACGAGGGGAAAAAAGAACTGCTGCTGACCCAACTCGAGGTGCTGACAGGCATCGGCAAGGAGCGGCTCCGGCTGATTGAACCCGTATTGGTACCTGTAGCGCTGCCCGCGCCACAGAAGTCCGTTGAACAACGGGCGGAAATACGCGCGCTGGACCATGGTATCAACGCTTCCGGCTATAAAATAAAAGCGGAACAAACCTGGTGGATACCCAAAGTACAGCTGAAGGCCTCCGCCTACTACATCGGACTGTATGGCACCAGGATCAAATCGTCCGACAATATCATCCCTCCTATTCCGGCGATCGGCTATCCCGGCCGGAAACTGGACTGGCGGCCCACCAACCTCAATATCTTCCCGATGCTGAACGCCGGCATCGGTTTTAAATGGGAGATCTTCGACGGCAGGGAGGGAAAACATGCTATCGAAACGGCGCGCATCGACCGGGAACTGCTGCAAAACCAGAAATACGATGCCATGCGCAAGCTCACGTTAAACCAGGCCAACAATCAGTCCAATTATAACATCGCCAATTCGCAGATAGCCCTGAAGAAAAAAGAAAAAGAAATGGCGAACAATGCTTTGGTACAGGCAGAAAAAGAATTCAGGTACGGGATGTCCAAATCCACCCAGCTGATAGAAGCGGAAAACGACCTCGAAGCAGCGGAACTGGATTATCAGAATGCTATCTTCAACCAGCGCAGGGCCGCCGTGGAACTGATGCGGTCTACCCAGGAGCTGGACATCACCAAATTGTATTAA
- a CDS encoding HlyD family secretion protein: protein MKITTPILLICSLTFAGCSSKKSNADRFEGKAKKDVVSFAPKVTGRILNIYVKEGQTVKKGDTLALLDVPEVSAKIAQAQGAVNAATAQEQMARNGATADQLKQLQAKYKGLKEQYEFARKSYERATNMFNDSLMSPQAYDEVYAKYQGAKAQYDAVIAELDDVRRGTRVEKVNMAAGQASQAKGALQEANVAYSERYVIATNDMDIETISLNPGELATAGFALFNGYIPGSTWFRFTIPESKIAGYKKGQDVKMQVLYNNEEMEGTIAYIKQLTRYADITTAFPDYQPQDAIYEIKVQPKDPGKTKDILVNASVILK from the coding sequence ATGAAAATAACTACACCCATATTATTGATCTGTTCACTGACATTCGCAGGCTGTTCTTCCAAAAAGTCCAACGCCGACCGTTTCGAGGGCAAAGCCAAAAAAGATGTGGTGTCTTTTGCGCCGAAGGTTACCGGCAGGATCCTAAATATTTACGTTAAGGAAGGACAGACCGTGAAAAAGGGAGATACCCTTGCCCTGCTGGACGTGCCGGAAGTTTCCGCTAAAATAGCGCAGGCGCAGGGAGCCGTCAACGCTGCCACCGCGCAGGAGCAGATGGCGCGCAACGGCGCCACCGCCGATCAGCTGAAACAGTTACAGGCCAAATACAAAGGACTGAAAGAGCAGTATGAATTCGCCCGCAAATCGTATGAAAGGGCCACCAATATGTTCAACGACAGCCTCATGTCGCCGCAGGCTTATGACGAAGTATATGCCAAATACCAGGGCGCCAAAGCCCAGTACGATGCGGTGATCGCCGAACTGGACGACGTAAGGAGAGGCACCCGCGTGGAAAAAGTGAACATGGCCGCCGGTCAGGCTTCGCAGGCCAAAGGCGCATTACAGGAAGCCAATGTGGCCTACTCCGAACGTTATGTGATCGCCACCAATGATATGGACATAGAAACCATCAGCCTGAACCCCGGAGAGCTGGCCACCGCCGGCTTTGCGCTGTTCAACGGCTACATCCCCGGCAGCACCTGGTTCCGCTTCACCATTCCGGAAAGCAAGATCGCCGGGTATAAAAAAGGACAGGACGTCAAAATGCAGGTGCTGTACAACAACGAAGAAATGGAAGGCACCATCGCTTACATCAAACAGTTGACCCGTTATGCGGACATCACTACCGCTTTCCCCGACTATCAGCCGCAGGACGCGATTTATGAGATCAAGGTGCAGCCCAAAGATCCGGGCAAGACGAAAGACATACTGGTAAACGCAAGTGTTATACTGAAATAA
- a CDS encoding RagB/SusD family nutrient uptake outer membrane protein, producing MKQTIKHKFYKSLSLFALAGSLVLTGCEKYLDGTQLPAGTIGAEDVYVNDNMASTVVTGMYMNLTNTAGYGGGTGSNLGYILALYTDEAKSTLSGNFADIVYKNAIQSSESPYWSAYYKMLFVANAAIKGINDSPAKLQYKDQWLGETYFLRALFYFYLVNLYGPVPLALSTDYTVNNRLSRAPAADVYDQIVADLKLAQSMLPADYRNGYGAATTSRVRPNSAAATALLARVYLYMGEWAKAEAQATAVISNQLYDTVSLDKVFIANSKETVWSVAPKTASAAYEFSFYNNGMPATIMPPQGPNSFNVYSTVSDQLLNAFESGDRRFNEWLRVVTIPASGMQPTKTLYFPAKFKSSANNAEYQVPLRLAEQYLIRAEARAMQDKGNAAEDLNVVRSRAGLPAVQPATKTALLTAIARERQTELFSEYGHRFFDLKRTGKLDEVMTAVAPAKPTTWKSYMANWPIPPGDILSNPNLTPNPGYAK from the coding sequence ATGAAACAAACCATCAAACATAAATTTTACAAGTCGCTGTCGCTCTTTGCGCTGGCCGGCAGCCTTGTATTAACAGGGTGCGAAAAATACCTGGACGGCACCCAACTGCCGGCCGGCACCATTGGAGCGGAAGATGTGTATGTGAACGACAACATGGCGTCTACAGTCGTTACCGGCATGTACATGAACCTTACCAATACCGCCGGTTATGGCGGCGGCACAGGCAGCAACCTGGGTTATATACTGGCCCTGTATACCGACGAAGCCAAAAGTACGCTGAGCGGGAACTTTGCAGACATTGTCTATAAAAATGCGATTCAGTCTTCCGAAAGCCCTTATTGGTCTGCATACTATAAAATGCTCTTCGTTGCCAACGCCGCAATCAAGGGTATTAACGATAGCCCCGCAAAACTGCAGTATAAAGACCAATGGCTGGGGGAAACCTATTTCCTGCGGGCCCTGTTCTACTTCTACCTGGTAAATCTTTACGGGCCGGTCCCTTTGGCGTTATCGACAGATTATACTGTCAACAACCGTTTAAGCCGCGCGCCGGCGGCTGATGTATATGACCAGATCGTTGCAGACCTGAAACTGGCGCAGTCGATGTTGCCGGCGGATTACCGGAACGGATACGGCGCCGCAACTACAAGCCGCGTTCGTCCCAACAGCGCTGCAGCTACTGCCCTGCTGGCCAGAGTATATCTTTACATGGGCGAATGGGCGAAGGCAGAGGCACAGGCAACGGCAGTGATCAGCAACCAGTTATACGACACGGTGAGCCTGGACAAGGTATTCATTGCCAACAGCAAAGAAACAGTATGGTCGGTAGCCCCTAAAACCGCGTCAGCGGCTTACGAATTTAGCTTTTATAATAACGGCATGCCGGCAACCATTATGCCGCCGCAGGGACCTAACTCGTTCAACGTGTATTCAACGGTCAGCGACCAATTATTAAATGCATTTGAATCGGGCGACCGCCGGTTCAACGAGTGGCTTCGGGTTGTCACCATTCCGGCGTCAGGTATGCAGCCGACAAAGACCCTTTATTTCCCGGCCAAGTTTAAATCTTCCGCCAACAATGCCGAGTACCAGGTGCCGCTGCGACTGGCGGAACAATACCTGATCCGGGCGGAAGCAAGGGCCATGCAGGATAAAGGCAACGCCGCCGAAGATCTTAACGTGGTCCGCAGCCGGGCTGGCCTGCCCGCTGTTCAGCCAGCCACAAAAACCGCGCTCTTAACCGCCATTGCCAGGGAAAGACAAACAGAACTATTCTCGGAATACGGACATCGTTTCTTCGATCTGAAACGGACAGGCAAACTTGATGAAGTGATGACCGCTGTGGCACCGGCGAAACCCACTACCTGGAAGAGCTACATGGCTAACTGGCCTATTCCGCCAGGCGATATTCTTTCAAATCCAAATCTTACACCTAACCCGGGGTATGCAAAATAA
- a CDS encoding NmrA family NAD(P)-binding protein, producing MNIIVTGSLGNISRPLTQQLAEKGHTVTVISSNPEKQAAIEAVGAVAAIGSLNDTAFLEKTFTGADAVYCMTPPNYVSAEPPVDYYTRIAGNYAQALGKAGVKRVVYLSSFGAHLDHGTGVILGSHHSEKILNAVPGLSITHIRPTSFYYNLYNFTDMIRHAGFMAACYGENDKVLWVSPLDIADAVAEEIVRTASVPAIRYVTSDERTCNEVAAVLGKAIGKPDLAWRLIPGDVMREQLETHGVPGPMAAALVELYDSLHSGALAEDFYRNPPATTGKVKIEDFAREFAAVFAKSN from the coding sequence ATGAATATTATCGTAACAGGTTCCCTTGGAAATATCAGCAGGCCATTGACACAACAACTGGCAGAGAAAGGCCATACCGTGACGGTTATCAGCAGCAACCCTGAAAAGCAGGCCGCTATTGAGGCTGTTGGGGCTGTTGCCGCTATCGGTTCCCTGAATGATACCGCCTTCCTGGAAAAAACCTTTACCGGTGCAGACGCCGTATATTGTATGACGCCGCCGAATTATGTCTCTGCAGAACCTCCGGTTGACTATTACACCCGGATTGCGGGCAACTATGCGCAGGCGCTCGGGAAAGCCGGCGTAAAGCGGGTGGTGTACCTGAGCAGCTTCGGTGCGCACCTGGACCATGGCACCGGTGTTATCCTGGGCTCTCACCATTCGGAGAAAATACTGAATGCCGTGCCCGGACTATCCATCACGCATATACGTCCTACCAGTTTCTATTATAACCTGTATAATTTTACAGACATGATCCGTCACGCAGGCTTTATGGCCGCCTGCTACGGGGAAAACGACAAGGTGTTGTGGGTATCTCCCCTGGATATCGCGGACGCGGTGGCAGAAGAGATTGTGCGTACCGCCAGCGTGCCGGCCATCCGTTACGTTACCAGCGATGAACGCACGTGTAACGAGGTGGCGGCCGTGCTGGGGAAAGCGATAGGTAAGCCGGACCTCGCATGGCGGCTGATTCCCGGCGATGTTATGCGGGAACAGCTGGAAACCCACGGTGTACCTGGCCCAATGGCTGCTGCGTTGGTAGAGCTGTATGACAGCCTCCACTCCGGCGCGCTGGCTGAGGACTTCTACCGGAACCCGCCGGCTACGACAGGGAAGGTGAAAATAGAAGACTTTGCCCGCGAGTTTGCGGCAGTTTTCGCAAAAAGTAATTAA
- a CDS encoding AhpC/TSA family protein — MKRFILAASLLMPGISFAQSFGYQLKVQLKSVKKPLYAYVISDYGWTSRKVLDSAILKNGVAEFKGSLDEPAMVHLLIDHEGQGSKWKKNADVIDLYLESGNITVQGKDSIKTAQIRAGAINRQFTAYKDAVMGYYREAAKRPAPKEADLKAPGAAASMMKMISEMAAKTDTLKVAYIRSHPDSYMSLVALRELAGKDIDVAYAEPMFNSLSTGIRNTTTGQNFARKLEEARLFAVGATAPDFTQNDVNGKPVKLSDFRGKYVLVDFWASWCGPCRRENPNVVKAYQTFKDKNFTVLGVSLDLPGKKQEWLAAIEKDGLTWTHVSDLKGWKNEVAELYKVRAVPQNFLIDPNGKIIGKNLREERLQKELARILL; from the coding sequence ATGAAACGTTTTATTCTGGCGGCATCGTTATTGATGCCAGGCATCTCGTTTGCCCAATCGTTCGGTTACCAGCTGAAAGTGCAATTGAAATCAGTTAAAAAACCGTTATATGCCTACGTTATATCCGATTATGGCTGGACGAGCCGGAAAGTTCTCGATTCGGCCATCCTGAAAAATGGCGTAGCTGAATTCAAAGGCAGCCTCGATGAACCGGCGATGGTGCACCTACTCATCGATCATGAAGGGCAAGGATCTAAATGGAAGAAAAATGCCGATGTGATAGACCTTTACCTGGAAAGCGGGAACATAACCGTTCAGGGAAAAGACAGCATCAAAACGGCGCAGATCAGGGCCGGCGCCATCAACCGGCAGTTCACCGCTTACAAGGATGCCGTGATGGGGTACTACAGGGAGGCGGCGAAACGACCGGCACCAAAGGAAGCCGACCTGAAAGCGCCCGGCGCAGCAGCATCGATGATGAAGATGATCAGCGAGATGGCTGCCAAAACAGATACGCTCAAAGTTGCGTATATCCGCAGTCATCCGGATTCCTATATGAGCCTGGTAGCCCTTAGGGAGCTGGCGGGAAAAGATATCGATGTAGCATATGCAGAACCGATGTTTAACAGCCTTTCTACCGGTATCAGAAATACTACAACAGGGCAGAACTTCGCCCGTAAACTGGAGGAAGCGCGGTTATTTGCTGTGGGCGCAACGGCCCCGGATTTCACCCAGAACGACGTGAACGGCAAACCTGTAAAACTGTCGGACTTCCGGGGAAAATATGTACTGGTAGATTTTTGGGCTTCCTGGTGCGGACCATGCCGGCGGGAAAATCCCAACGTGGTTAAAGCATACCAGACGTTTAAGGACAAGAATTTCACGGTGTTAGGCGTATCGCTCGACCTGCCTGGGAAAAAACAGGAATGGCTGGCCGCTATTGAGAAAGACGGCCTGACATGGACGCATGTATCCGACCTGAAAGGCTGGAAAAATGAAGTGGCTGAGTTATACAAAGTGAGGGCTGTTCCGCAAAACTTCCTTATCGATCCTAATGGCAAGATCATAGGAAAAAACCTAAGGGAGGAGCGTTTGCAAAAGGAGCTGGCTCGTATCTTACTTTAA
- a CDS encoding ABC transporter permease, translated as MKEFFRLLKREFKLFLGNSTLRSVFFLAPVLYATLIGFVYKAGKVENIPVIVIDKDNTPLSAQLVEMLGDNKSIKTLKYLQEPSSVNDEVIRKEAAAVVMIPARFEAGILQKKYPEVNVYVNTSNVLTANFASKALQLTIGTFSAGVSIKGLQKMGMPAVRAATQYEPFKTNYITLFNTTSNYLIFMWPAMLAVVLQQVILLAMAISFAAEFQRGSFVTEYAGMRRRAFPIMLIKVVPIWTFSILIVAIYYFMHMFFNVPMPEGILSFIWLTAFFVGSASFMGVFVSILIPDALKATQVLMVIASPAFIISGFTWPLSAMPAFVQLMANIIPLTPFLQAFKILLIQKGSVELTFPYIRHLGILLLVYAFLGWLALKIKLWYLFRTAKEGKL; from the coding sequence ATGAAAGAATTTTTCCGATTGTTGAAACGGGAGTTTAAGCTGTTCCTCGGCAATTCCACCCTGCGCTCCGTATTTTTCCTGGCGCCGGTGTTGTATGCCACCCTGATCGGCTTCGTATATAAAGCCGGAAAGGTGGAAAATATACCCGTGATCGTTATAGACAAAGACAATACCCCCTTATCTGCGCAGCTGGTGGAGATGCTGGGCGATAACAAGAGCATTAAAACGCTGAAGTACCTGCAGGAGCCTTCCAGTGTAAACGATGAAGTGATCAGAAAAGAAGCTGCTGCCGTGGTGATGATACCCGCCCGCTTCGAGGCCGGCATCCTGCAGAAAAAATACCCGGAAGTGAATGTGTATGTGAACACCAGCAATGTACTGACGGCCAACTTCGCTTCCAAAGCGCTGCAGCTTACCATCGGAACGTTTTCCGCCGGCGTGTCCATCAAAGGGCTGCAGAAAATGGGAATGCCCGCCGTAAGGGCCGCCACGCAGTACGAACCGTTTAAAACGAACTACATCACGCTGTTCAACACTACCAGCAACTACCTCATATTTATGTGGCCGGCGATGCTGGCGGTGGTATTGCAACAGGTGATATTACTGGCGATGGCCATCAGCTTTGCTGCGGAGTTTCAGCGCGGGTCTTTTGTAACGGAATATGCCGGCATGCGCCGCCGGGCGTTCCCGATCATGCTGATCAAGGTGGTCCCTATCTGGACCTTTTCCATTCTGATTGTTGCTATTTATTACTTCATGCACATGTTCTTCAATGTGCCGATGCCGGAGGGCATTCTCAGCTTTATATGGCTGACAGCCTTCTTTGTGGGGTCTGCATCGTTTATGGGCGTGTTTGTCAGCATTCTCATCCCGGACGCTTTAAAAGCCACGCAGGTACTGATGGTGATTGCCTCTCCCGCGTTCATCATCAGCGGTTTTACCTGGCCGCTCAGCGCCATGCCGGCGTTCGTGCAGTTGATGGCCAATATCATCCCGCTGACGCCTTTCCTGCAGGCCTTCAAAATACTGTTGATCCAGAAAGGATCGGTGGAACTGACTTTCCCTTATATCCGGCACCTGGGTATTTTATTGCTGGTGTATGCCTTCCTGGGTTGGCTGGCGCTGAAGATAAAACTGTGGTACCTGTTCAGGACAGCCAAAGAGGGTAAGTTGTAA